Below is a window of Pocillopora verrucosa isolate sample1 chromosome 6, ASM3666991v2, whole genome shotgun sequence DNA.
TTGTTATCCTGGCTTTGCTTATTTTTTAGGATTTAAACATCATAGTAGTTTTAGCAACCAGTCGGcttaatttccgtaaaactttGGGCTCAAATGGTTGTACGAATGGAACCCATACGGGTAAAGTCCTTATTCAGGTCGCTTCTCGTCTTCGCGCTCGCTACACATCGGAAGAAAATGAATCAAGAAGCTGAACTATTCTCTTATTTTTACAGGCTCTTCTGTATAATTCGTTTGAGAATAGACGCATGGGTGACGTCGTCATCAACGTCAGAATGCCTTGAGTTTATTCTGCTATAAATAAAAGATGACGTCAAAACGTGGTACGAACGTCAGTGACGAACTCGACTGCGCCTTGTTGTTACCCCTTTTTGTTTCTACatacattttgacgtcatttgcGAGTTCTTACGGAACAGACACGTGGGAACATTTATTTGTCAAGTAAACGGCAAGCAATCTATAGTCTGCTTAGCAAGCTCTCACTCTGGCATTTGAGGGAAGAAGGGAGGGGGATGGATAGATGGAAAAGGGCTTTTTTTCAGTTCCCCACCTCACCTCCCACATTCTTAGTGAGTTTTCTGAGGTCATACATGGATTGGAAGAGTTTACTGCACCAAAATATATCCCATAGCTTTGATGCATCGTCACCATTATCTGGGGAATGAGCTGCTGCGTTTCCACACGTAGTGGAGTTATCAGGATATCCTCCAGTACCAAACCCAATTCTGGAGTCACATGAGCCAAAATCGTTTTAGAATTATCACTCGCGGTACTCACAGCATTGAAGCCCTCCTTGCTACAGTTCAGTTGCAAAGAGTCCTCTGTGCCAATCAACTTATCCCAATCGTTACAACCCAGTGAAGTAGCGCGGTATGTCCCATAGAGAGTTGGCCTGCTTATTAATGCCTATTAACCTGAGCTGTCCACttatcttcataccgagacagatcttggagaaaaATGTGTTCCAATAGGTCGGTAGCTTGGTTTCTTGTGAGTCAAACCCAGTCCTCCCACCGGGAATGTTGTATTCGTTTTTTATCACTCCAGTAGTGTGAGTCATAGTCAAACGTTGCCTAAAATAGAATTAAGAgaatttaatttatccttaaaCATAAATAACACGATACATCACTAAAGGCAGGACCATCATGAAATCAGTAATACAGTTAGCGTGCAAACCACTGATCAGCACCCTACTTGCAGGCGGGTTAATTAGCAATTCGTCGCGTTTTGAGGTAATAGGGTATTGTAGCACTTATGCCAGAGGAATTTTCGCAAGTAGGGACCGCGAGAACAATATGGGCGAGTTTCCAGATTCTATGGTAGTTTCGACGCTTCTGAAATGTCTTGCTCGCACTTCATTACCCGCAAGAAAACCCCGTCAAGAATATTCCGCCTTACCTGGCTGCCGTTAATCTTCATAACAGGCGTCTATCCTCCATCTCCACATCCAAAATCCCCCATCTGTCAGACAACTATGATTGGTTTAGAGTCAAGGCCTAATGTAACCAGTTGACTGGCGTTTGACCTGTTTGATACGAAAAGAAATCAATGCGTGATCATTTTAGTTTGCGGCGAAAAATGTTCTTTCGACATCGAAACTATTCGataattttgtctcttttttatGCTCGAAAAGAGAATCGTTTGTTATCACTTACTTGAAAAGGTTGTAAGCTTCTTTGCAGAACCCAATACCTAAatgtaacgaaaaaaaaaagtcgggTGTTTAAGATATTAATTTAGGCTCTATCACAGTTCAGTAGGGGACACAAAACTAGAGTCGTTGTACATTCTTGTATCAAGCTATTAGCAAAATCTTTGGGCAATAAGAGATGATAAATATACTTTGATACCAGTTATAATTTACTTCCAAAAGGGGGGGGttcagaggattttggttgtgtcacgattttggttgtttctacagtccccccccccctttaaactctgtcggcgacgactgattcctCCTCCTTTCCCCCTTTCTTCCACTGTTGTCGGCAAAACTTTGTTTGGTGCTCAACCCAGGAGGCCTCCGGTCCAGTTGGGTAAAATAAGGCCACATTTCGCGAGATAAAGAAGGATAACATGTGAACAATTCAGTTcggtgaaaaaagaaaatcgtttCGTTGAACACTTAAAACGATCACATCGCAGATAGATTTTTCGGAGCCATTTCAACAAGCTATTTCGATTTTAAATTATTCGATAGTTGTTCAGGAACCTCTCAAACATAAATTTGTATTGTCTTACTTTCTCAGTTACCAACATCTGCCGTGTCATTTACCATAAATATACGCGCATTCTGAGTGACTTCACTGAGgtaacatttcaaaataaattttgcaaataaagtCACAAACCtttaaattgtaaacatttctAGCTCTTTGTTACTGTGATGTTATCACTCGTTTCTGTTCTTCAGGATTAATTACCTAACTATAACATAGTGCCTTCGTACTTTCCTTCGAAAAAGGAAGAACATCAGTCAATGATCTGATAGACATAGGATGCAAATGTTTCTGGGAACCCAATTTTAGAAGTCTTTCATAAACTATTTTGAGTAAAAGCTTGGCAAGGTCGAAAGCCTGTAGTTAACCTTCGCAATTTTATCCAGGTTTAAAGGAGTGTAGCTGTTTTTTGGCTACATTTAGAATTTAACCTGAAGTTGAATTGAGgctttttcaatcaatgacCTAGCTTAgtcttaaaaacatttttcagtgtAGAGTGATGGAGTGCTATTTGCATTTAACCAAGTTGAAGTGCTAAATGGACATTAGAGGTAACCGGTCACCTTCAACTATGCAACTTTCAAgaattaaattttacaataGCAGACATATATGAAAGGAAGTCAATTAAACATTGAGATTGTGAAATTCAATAGCGTCCCAAGATATCAAGTATAAAGTAAATTGTCGAAACAAGTTTTTAAAGAGCATTCAACTCCCATCACCACtgatcaagagaaaatataacaaaaacgCGAAGACAGATGGAAGTCAGGGAACATCGGACTTATTTTCAGTTTCTGAGTTGaattaatataaataaatgaatattacTAACATCGATTTTCTAACATTGAAAACGATAAGAGGTAAGATGCAAACACATCTAACTAACCTTTTGAAAAGGCAGGATCTGGAATTAGAGCAGAGACTTCAAATAGAAGGGGATAAAGAAGACCAAAAAACATGTTGAGAGAAGATCTCGTCGCTAATTCGGAGATATTTAGCCTTGCCTCTGATACGACTTGTAAGCAACTGAAATGTTGACTACAACCAATAGAATTTGAGCGATTCCAGCTGCTCCTAATTTGCTGATGTACAAATTAgcacttttctttgtttggttGAGTTTTAAAAGGGCGGAGGAGGAAACGAGTCAAAAATGGGATTTGAACTAGTTTTAGTTGTAAAATGATCCCATGACCCAATTTCCGCTTTACTCTTCCCTTAAATCCAGAAAGGGAACATTTTCTAAATAGTCTGTGATGAACTGATTGCGCAATGAACATTTACTTATAAATGAGCATGCTAGTAACACCCAGTCGTTTGGGTTTGTTTCTAAGGGCAACCTGAATCGTTCAGATAAAATTCTCTGTTTTACAATTAGGATAAATTCACAATGTCCAGTTTGTAAAAGCAGGCCTCACATGTTCAACATTTACGCCAggtcattttattttcttctccttttcgTCAGGATTGAGTCTTTAGTGCTTTTTGAAACACTAAAGAATTAGAATTCCTTATTCTATCCTTGGTAAAAATTTTCCGGGAAGTTTCTGTTGCAACTGGTTCTAACGATAGCATTGCAAAATTGAAAGCCATCTTCAGGGCTAGTTGCTTCGGCAGGTGAGTTGTTACACACTCCTTAGCGGGTTCCGACTTCCATGGCCACCGTCCTGCTGTCTATAGTAACCAACACCTTTTGTGgggtctgaaaaaaaaaaaatccttatcatGCCAAACTTGCTCACCTTAGTCAGTTAGACATCTTGCATCGATTGGTGCCACTTTGTAGTGTCACTTGACCCCatacatggaaacgaggctggataTATCTGGTAGCATCGTGTAGGATGGCATTTGTCCTGCCAAATGTATTAACAACTACTAGGCAGATACATATCTGGTTATCCGATTTCAGATATAAAAACTTCAACTAATCATTGTCCTATGGCCCATAGCACAGGGACAAGACGGATAAAGCAAATACTGCGGAGGCTCCATTTGAGAATTTATCTTGTACACATAATCAATAATTTTGCCAACTTATGATACTGGTTCCATGTATTCATTTTCGCATGTATATTGGAACAAgggtagaaaatgaaaatagcgaCCACTGCTGTTTTATATATACAGTCATGAAAGTCTTACTAAATATCTATATACATTGTTCTGTTGTCCATTCCTATGGAATTTCCTGTTCGACTTCGTCTTCATCATACTCATCATCACTTTCAGCAAACTCGTTCTGGCAATCTTCAGAGCACAGACAGAGATCAGTACAGACAAGTCCGGCTTTTTGACACTGACAACGGTTGTTAGAGCAACGGGACTTGGCGCACTTGCATCGGACAAGCTGTATAATTGCCTCTGGAGCTGGTGGAAGATTTTTCATGACTGGTACCCACTTTCCATCTTCATCTTGCCATCCATAGCCTTCTGGTGAGGGCAACACCGGGTTTGCTACATGATCGTTGTTCCAAACAAGAAGCCGGTAATGCGCTCTCAGTATGGCTTGATGGAGAGCAGCTTGTGTGGGCGGCAACCTCTCAGACTCAGCttgatttttcttaaagagGGACCATCTGAGGGCTTTGACGGTTTTGATGTCTGTCTTTGGTTGGTACATCCGACAAATCAGTTGTTCCACTCCACTTCTTGTGCCGTCATCTGGCTGTTCCCCACAACCGAGGTTAGCAAGAGTTTGCAAGATAGGAGTGCTGGTGTTATCAAACTCATCCCAACAAATGGCTTTTCCCTTTCCAGAGAAACTCCCATCTGCTCCGGTCAATGCATGAAATGCTGGCAGCGCAGCCGTCTTAGTGGGCCCAAGGGCGTCTGCGATTGACTTCAAGTTGATAACTCTACGACTACTGCCGGTTCCAGTAACAAAGCAAGGGTTGGAGCACAAATCTGGATACCGTCGGAgagccaaaacaagaacatcAGTGTCAGGAGAATATATAGATAGTTGGGTAGCACCTTGAGCAGAGGCATCCAGAGCATGTAAAATAATCTTCGTGTCGGCTTCTTCTTGTGTACTTCGTAAATACCTGACGTCTCTGTGCGTTGCCTCACATTCCATTCCCCATGCCACAACGACTTGTCTCCCATTGCGAAATAGGATTGTAGAAATCGCTCATAATAAAGTCATATAAGCCACACGAAATACATTATCATTGCAgctttttagcttttatttttttcattcaaatgctTTACATACAGCATTAATATGAATTACAATGAGTCAACGTTATTGTCCTGGATGATGTGTTCACCTTTGCCGTGTTTTGCAATCCAGCCTCATTTCCATGTATGaggtcacgtgacactacaaagTGGCACCAATCGATGCAAGATGTCTAACTGACTAAGGTGAGCAAGTTTGGCatgataaggattttttttgacaaatttatagTAAATTATGTGTTTCAGCCTCGCTTTCATGCGTAAGGTCACGTGACCtatgtaaattagcataaacCAACAGGGAGGATCATGCCCAATCATGTGAGCAAGTCTGGTGTATTTTTGTCTGTTATTAACAAAGTTATGAGGAATTATGTGTTTTAGCCTCGTTTTCACGCTGGATTTCATGGGTCAGAATttaaccccccccccttaaaagcCGTCTGAGCAAGTGGCAAAGCTGGcaccaaaacttttcatgtttagtAGGACctaatgaacacttttacaCTAGGTGCTTGCTTTCAGCACGAACTTCACACGGGGCCACATTTGCTCCCAGACTATTGGTGTTGTTAAATAAAGCTGGCCGCTATTTTGACTATATTTGACATTTATCGAGAACAAATAAAAGCTTGATTTCTGTCATGAATCTTTATGGCGACCGGCAATTGCtggtaaatatatattttcaattgattaGGTGATGGTGTGGTATTTACTGAGAGAAGATTCTCGACCTCACTGGGACTTGTGTGGTATAGTTCAAGAATTGAATTTCCTTGCGAGAGGTTTATATACATCTAAAGTAGTTAAACATCGAGATGTTGCCATTTTAGAGTATTAACTACAAACCAAATCCTCAAAAAAGTTACATTTGAGCTACATTTAAAAgcacaaatttccttgtaacgAGGAAATAAACGTTGATGGCATTGTTCATTGGACGTGCGTccagataattttaaaatatatatatatatgttactCTTCCCAAGTACAAACGAATGATACCGGGGAAAAGCAATATTCAGATGCTAAACGGaatagacaaaacaaaaaacatgtttaaaGAAATTGAATCTTCTCGTCAGCAAAGGAAAGAATTGCAGCTTTATTTCAACTGCGATCAGTGACGAGCTGCAGTCAAAATTTAATTCTCCTGTGAACATTTCCAAGGCGTTGATTACAACcaacagaattttaaaaatgattgtaGCTGCTTCGAGCTTTCTGACGTGCAAACCAATGCGGTCATTGTTTACTTAAACTTGTCAATAGAAACAAGTTTTCCTTGTATTCCTACCACTGAGAAAGTGAGGGAAGAGTTGGGCGCTTATTcaaggagggggggggaggcgCTTTTTTGACATTATGAAATAGGGGGTAGGCATTTATTCGGGGAAGGGCACTCATTAGAGCGTAGGCGCTTAgtcgaggaaatacggtattCATTAATTGTACCTTTTTCCGAGCAGACATCATCTTATTTAAAGTATCTGATGAACTCTTGTATTTTGCACAGTGAACCTTCAATTCTAAGATTACTCCACTCTATTGTAACTCTTCTAATTCCACAAATTTTGCATAGTTATGAGTTTGAATTTGAAATCTTAATTCTAATTGTAGTGTCTTACTGTGGCGTTTCTAATGTGGTGTCTTGGCGCCCTCTTTTTATTAATACCTattcaaatattgttttgcctattatttatttgtttttcatttatttaataccTATTGTTATCAAATCATCACATGCACTTTTTCTAGCTATTGTGTAGAAATTGCATTACAATAGAGTTCTTGTGTCGGACGTTTTTTTTCGTGCAAACCTAGTGTTAGGTATACTAAAAGTCCATACAACTGATTTTAAACTTGGATTAAGGGTTAGTTCGGAAATCTTTATAACTAAAaatgattaataataattattagtgGTAATAACGATTAGTGATAATTAAGCAATAGAgcacactttctatcagtttaccgGCTTAAC
It encodes the following:
- the LOC136281948 gene encoding uncharacterized protein — encoded protein: MECEATHRDVRYLRSTQEEADTKIILHALDASAQGATQLSIYSPDTDVLVLALRRYPDLCSNPCFVTGTGSSRRVINLKSIADALGPTKTAALPAFHALTGADGSFSGKGKAICWDEFDNTSTPILQTLANLGCGEQPDDGTRSGVEQLICRMYQPKTDIKTVKALRWSLFKKNQAESERLPPTQAALHQAILRAHYRLLVWNNDHVANPVLPSPEGYGWQDEDGKWVPVMKNLPPAPEAIIQLVRCKCAKSRCSNNRCQCQKAGLVCTDLCLCSEDCQNEFAESDDEYDEDEVEQEIP